A genomic region of Elaeis guineensis isolate ETL-2024a chromosome 9, EG11, whole genome shotgun sequence contains the following coding sequences:
- the LOC105051195 gene encoding eukaryotic translation initiation factor 3 subunit H, translated as MANTMARSFLQAVSSEDVAPPLRVVQMEGLAILKIIKHCKEFSPALVTGQLLGLDVGSVLEVTNCFPFPIREEDEEIEADGANYQLEMMRCLREVNVDNNTVGWYQSTLLGSFQTVELIETFMNYQENIRRCVCIIYDPSRSNQGVLALKALKLTDSFMDLYRNNNFSGEKLREKKLSWVDIFEEIPIKVSNSALISAFMTELEPDSPVSQCDYDRLKLSTAPYMERNLEFLIECMEDLNSEQNKFQYYYRNLSRQQAQQQAWLQKRRAENMARKAAGEEPLPEEDPSNPIFKPLPEPSRLDSYLITNQIANYCNQINGVAGQSFNRLYLTKALHDN; from the exons ATGGCGAATA CTATGGCGCGATCTTTCCTTCAAGCCGTATCGTCGGAGGACGTCGCTCCGCCTCTCCGAGTTGTCCAGATGGAGGGGCTG GctatcttaaagataattaaACACTGCAAGGAGTTCTCGCCAGCTCTAGTGACAGGCCAGCTTCTTGGTTTGGATGTTGGTAGTGTGCTTGAAGTGACTAACTGCTTTCCTTTCCCG ATtagagaagaagatgaagaaattgAAGCAGATGGGGCCAATTATCAGCTTGAAATGATGAGGTGCTTGAGAGAGGTCAATGTAGACAATAATACTGTAGGATG GTATCAATCAACTTTATTGGGATCTTTTCAGACTGTGGAGCTGATCGAAACATTCATGAATTACCAG GAGAATATTCGACGATGTGTTTGCATTATATATGACCCATCAAGGTCCAATCAGGGAGTTTTAGCTCTCAAGGCCTTGAAGCTGACagattcatttatggatcttTACCGAAATAACAACTTTTCTGGAGAAAA GTTGCGGGAAAAGAAATTGTCATGGGTGGATATCTTTGAGGAAATACCT ATTAAAGTTTCTAACTCTGCACTTATTAGTGCATTCATGACAGAACTGGAACCTGATTCCCCGGTTTCTCAG TGTGATTATGATCGCCTAAAACTATCCACTGCTCCATATATGGAAAGAAACTTGGAATTTTTGATTGAGTGCATGGAAGATCTTAATTCTGAACAAAACAAG TTCCAATATTATTATCGCAATCTCTCACGACAACAAGCACAGCAGCAAGCATGGCTTCAAAAGCGAAG GGCGGAGAATATGGCAAGGAAAGCTGCTGGAGAAGAGCCACTGCCCGAGGAGGATCCATCAAATCCAATCTTCAAGCCACTACCCGAGCCATCACGCTTGGATAGCTATCTCATAACAAATCAAATCGCCAACTACTGCAACCAGATCAACGG